A window of Candidatus Thorarchaeota archaeon genomic DNA:
TCGTCAACTGGTTGTGGTCAAGAAGTAGGACCCGCAGGTTTGAGCATTTGGCCAGCGGCGTGAGGTCAATCTCAGTGAGCTTGTTGAAGCTCAGGCTCAGGCTCTCGAGTTGACTACACCATATCAATGGCAAGAGGTCAACACTGGCAATCTCTCTGAGGTCAAGGCCAATTCGAGTCTCATCTGTGTTTACTCGCTCAGTCTTTTCGAGTCCTGCTGTCGTTATGTATCTCAGGATTATCTCGTCCATCAGAGATGCCCCTCAGTGGCCGGCTAGTATTCTTGCTTGACTGGGATTCTTACTTGAGGAACACAGTTCTGACTATTAAGTTGCCGCCTGTGCTTGCGTGTCCTTACGCACTCATGCCCCTCTTCACGTAATCAAGACCTCTCTGAAGAACGCTCATCCTCCGGAAGTCGCCTGCTCTCTCTGCCTCTTCGATCTCCCTCGTCAGCATACGCTCAATGCGGTCACAGAGCTCGAATGTGAGCAGCTGGTCCACTATCTGTGCATTGTCGGGACTCGGATATGTCTTTGAGAGAGCTGTGAATACCTCGTTCTTGAGTCGTTCAATCTCAACCAGTGGATTGTTGTCTCCATCGGTAGTCCACTTGACCGGGCGATGTCTTCTCAGTTCGTCCAGAGGCTGCGGACGTGGTCGACTCACCACAGTGTCATAGTTTGCCTCTATCTTCACTATGTCGTCGACCTCGATGTTACTGAGTCTTGGACAGTAGAACAGTGGGGTCACATCCAATCGCCCCAAGCGGTTACCCCTCAGAGCAAGTCTGTCAAGAGATGGACACCGCATGAGTGGCCAGAGGTCTATTGTACTGATTAGATTGGTGGACAAGTCGATGACTCTCAGGTCCCTACAAGCAGCGAGTGGTCGCAGGTCAATCGAGAGGATCTGACGACCTGACAGAATCAGTTCTGTTGTGTCCGTCCGTAGGGGGGTCTTCTCCTCTCCTCTCTTCGTCCTGTAGACTATGGCTAGTTCGGTCAATGTGCAACCTCTCCTATGAGCTGCTCCCTCAAATGGTGAGGTGACGGATAGAACTGTGCAGTATTCGCTTATGAAATATGCTAAACATCACCGCGACTGTTCCTCGCCGACCTCTTGGTGCTCAATCGGTCCAATCATGTACACGTTCTAATGATTGAGTGAAGCCTCCTGCGTCTGCACAACGCATCGCGAACCTGAGACTCTGACATCTCGTACGTCCTCGTGGATTGCGACCGCTTCAGCGCATCGAGTGTTCCGTTCAAGGCCTCTGTATCCGTTGGCTACGTGATGCTGTTCTACTACAAGCCCCCGCGCATCTGACCTTGGAACGCAGAGTCGTGGCTCCACCTCAAGCTGAAACTATAAGCGACATTGTCTGCATCAGTCACGATGCCAATCGACAGGGAATTCAGGGAGCGCTGGACACGCAGTTCGGAGCATGCTGGTCACTCAGTCTGGACGTCTGGCCCATCTGACGGCGAGAACCATGGGTATGAGGTGGGGGTGCACATCGAGTCGTGCATCGGATGTATGAAGTGCATCAGGGTCTGTCCTGTGTCAGTATTTGAAGTGTGGTCTGCGCCCGGCGGGGCCATTCTTGCCGACCCTGTTCATGAGACGGAGTGCATACACTGCCTTCTCTGCGAGATTGTGTGTCCCACAGATGCCATACATGTGTTGGTAAGGCGCACGTCCGACGATACGCTAGATTCTTTACTCAGGCGAGTCTAGAGCTGTTCCACAGAGGTCCGGACCATGTTTGATGTCCTGCTCAGCAAGGAAGAAAAGGAGCTGCGTGATGAAGTCCGCACTTTTGTCAAGGACAAGGTGGACAGTTCACTGATAGTGGCAATGGACTCCAAGGAGAAGGAATACCCCTACGAGTTCATCAAGGCTGCTGCGAGTGCCAATCTCCTCGGGCTCAGGTTTCCCACCAAGTACGGAGGTCGAGGTCTGAGCTGGGTTGCGGAGACTGCCGCCATCGAGGAGATAGGCGTACTGGGCATCGCGCTCGGCTGCGCGTACTCTCTGCCGAGCATAATCGGAGAGTCGCTTGACAAGTTTGGTACTGAGCGACAGAAACGGGACTACCTGGCTCCTACACTCAGGGGTGAGAAGATCTGCGGGGAGGGTCTGACAGAGCCCCGGGGCGGGTCTGACTTCTTTGGCACCAACACCATTGCCGTCAAGAAGGGTGACAGGTTCGTCCTGAATGGTGAGAAGCGATTTGTGGCGGGTGGTGTCGGTGCGGACTACTTCTTGGTCTATGCACGAACAGACTTCCAAGCTCCCCCTCACAAGTCCCTGAGTGCCTTTCTGGTTGACCGAGACGCAGGAGTACGAGTCGAGGAGCAGTATGAACTGATGGGCTGCCGCGGGATGGGCGCAGCTCGAATTGTTATGAAGGATGTAGAAGTGCCTGAGAGCAATCTTGTAGGGGAACTCAACGGCGGAAATGACGTCTTCAACAAGATGATGGTACCTGAACGGTTGACGTCTGCAGCGGGTGCTATCGGTCTGGGACGCGCTGCGCTTGAGATTGCGATACGCTACTCTGACCGCAGAGAGGCCTTTGGAAAGACAATTCGCAAGTTCGAGGCAATCAGCTTCAAGGTCGCCGACTGTGCCACAGAGCTGGATGCAGCGAGGGGACTCGTATACCGGGCTGCAAGAGTCGCTGACACCGGCGCGTGGTGTAGAAAGGAGGTCTCACAGGCAAAGGTGTACGCCACTGAGGCCGGTTTCCATGCAGTCCACGAAGCGATGCAGATGCTCGGGGGCATAGGCTACACGGATGTCTACCCAATTGAACGGCTGTATCGCGATGCCCGCTTGGCGACGATCTGGACCGGAAGCAACGAGGTGCAACGCCTGATCATCCAGAGCGAGGTGTATGATGAGGTGCTTGGTGAGGCACGAGGAATCAAGAGAGATGTCGAGATGGACACTCCAGGCGCCCACAAGACCGCTGAGAAGGTCTATACCGAGCCCCCTGACAAGTACGTACGGAAGTAGTCGGTGTACGGCGGCCTCAACGGCGCGAAGACTCCTTGTTCACACTCTGAAGTGACTTCATCGGAGTACGAATGTCTAGGACGCCTGACTCTGGCAGCGGCTGCCAACCCTCCCTCGGAACTGGTCACACACTCACTGTCTCATCTCGCGAATCGATGGAATCTCCACTCTGTGCCGATAGTCATTCCAACGCCGCCTGTATCTGCAGAGGTACAGCCCTATCTCTAGTGGGTCGCCAAAGAGCACCTCATAATGGTCCAATATGGACCCGATGACGAGCAGCGGCAGGGCTTCCAATACATGAATGTCATACCTGTCAGAGGCTCTCCCTGATGCATCGATGCGAGTCTCCATCAACAAGCGTCTGTCGCTTGACCTTGTGATGATTGCGACATCAATGTCTGAATGGGGGGTGAGGTCGCCTGTGACAAACGAGCCGAACAGGATGACCTCTCGGTCCTTAAGGAAGTGCAAGTCCGCTCTTACGTCATCTACCTTCATTCAGTAGTCTCTCCACTACATCAAGGAACCGTAAGAGGGCCTGTTCCACTTGCGGGACTGACTCCAGCACAATGCCGCTGTCTATACCGTTGTACTGATGCACCAGGACGTTGCGAAGACCATTGCATCTGCGGAGTTGTTCTGCCAGTGCCTCGTCAATCACGCCGAGTCTTGACAGGCTCTCTATGTTCTCGACATCTCCCTTCGGGACTGTGCCTCTGTCCCTGCACAACATAGCTATGATGTCCATGCAGCTCTCAATCGCCGTGAGTATGTCATAGTAGACTCCCTTCAGTACAATCCCCCTCGGCGATGGCATGACGCTTGCCACCTCTCTGAGACTAAGAGTTATGTGACGCACCTTCTCGCCGTAACGAGCAACTCGACTCCTGTCCATGGTCATCATGGAGATTGACCGACCCAGTTCCTTAGTAATCTTTCTGGCCAAGTACGCACCATCAATTCTTGACAATGAGGGCACCCATGAGAAGGGGCGTCAGAGGACAAGGAGACCTGTCTCAGACACAGTCACTGGGAGGAGCGTCTGGAGACTCGCTAGCCAAAGTGTTATGAGCCCAATGACAGACACGGTGGCTCAGGTGACCTCAGACGCAATTCCTGTTCCCATCATCGCTCATCGTATTAGGCGGAGTGGCAATGGCACTAGGCTACATCTGCGGCAGGACTACAGCACGCATGACCGCTTTGTCTACAAGTGTCCGACTTGGCATGGTTGCCCTTCTGTCTGTGTGCGTGGCTGGAGGTGTACCTCTCGGTTTCTCATTGATGACTACAGTCACCGACAGCTCATGGATCACTTCCCTTGTCACTACGGCATTCGGGGTCTTCTATGGGCTCATAGGTCACTGGAAACCGTCAGAGCCTCGGCCTGTGCGTGCTCGCGTTGTCTACGAGCCAGAAGATGACGAGGACTTCGACCGAGCGATAGAACATGCACTGGGTAGCGACACCCGGAAGACCCGAGAGCGCGACTAGCTATTCCTCAACTCTGTACATGTATGGTGACATTCGGCAGCGAAATCGAGTGTTGTGTCGCCTTCTCTGACCATCAACCCGACCTACAATCAGGCACATGATCCATCTGGCAATCACGAGTGTGTTGTGTTTCTCATCCGCACAGGGTTAGCAGCAGCTGCCCAGAAGTCGGACAATCTTGGACATCACTGCGTGTTGCATATATACCTCCGTGCGGGAACTGAGAGCTCGAGGTCGGTTAGACACCTCATGAGACCTCTTCTCGAGGAGTGACCCCAGTGCCGTCTCCTGGGAGTGACAAGACTCCTGTGTCA
This region includes:
- a CDS encoding leucine-rich repeat domain-containing protein, with protein sequence MDEIILRYITTAGLEKTERVNTDETRIGLDLREIASVDLLPLIWCSQLESLSLSFNKLTEIDLTPLAKCSNLRVLLLDHNQLTTLDLSPLAECTNLEELSIEHNSVRRVDISALFECAQLKRLKIDPTTTLIADIFLRSFGSWPNVLVDQYHKIIWTHFDRRPAA
- a CDS encoding leucine-rich repeat domain-containing protein; the encoded protein is MTELAIVYRTKRGEEKTPLRTDTTELILSGRQILSIDLRPLAACRDLRVIDLSTNLISTIDLWPLMRCPSLDRLALRGNRLGRLDVTPLFYCPRLSNIEVDDIVKIEANYDTVVSRPRPQPLDELRRHRPVKWTTDGDNNPLVEIERLKNEVFTALSKTYPSPDNAQIVDQLLTFELCDRIERMLTREIEEAERAGDFRRMSVLQRGLDYVKRGMSA
- a CDS encoding 4Fe-4S binding protein; amino-acid sequence: MSVFEVWSAPGGAILADPVHETECIHCLLCEIVCPTDAIHVLVRRTSDDTLDSLLRRV
- a CDS encoding acyl-CoA/acyl-ACP dehydrogenase, which encodes MFDVLLSKEEKELRDEVRTFVKDKVDSSLIVAMDSKEKEYPYEFIKAAASANLLGLRFPTKYGGRGLSWVAETAAIEEIGVLGIALGCAYSLPSIIGESLDKFGTERQKRDYLAPTLRGEKICGEGLTEPRGGSDFFGTNTIAVKKGDRFVLNGEKRFVAGGVGADYFLVYARTDFQAPPHKSLSAFLVDRDAGVRVEEQYELMGCRGMGAARIVMKDVEVPESNLVGELNGGNDVFNKMMVPERLTSAAGAIGLGRAALEIAIRYSDRREAFGKTIRKFEAISFKVADCATELDAARGLVYRAARVADTGAWCRKEVSQAKVYATEAGFHAVHEAMQMLGGIGYTDVYPIERLYRDARLATIWTGSNEVQRLIIQSEVYDEVLGEARGIKRDVEMDTPGAHKTAEKVYTEPPDKYVRK
- a CDS encoding nucleotidyltransferase domain-containing protein is translated as MKVDDVRADLHFLKDREVILFGSFVTGDLTPHSDIDVAIITRSSDRRLLMETRIDASGRASDRYDIHVLEALPLLVIGSILDHYEVLFGDPLEIGLYLCRYRRRWNDYRHRVEIPSIREMRQ
- a CDS encoding DUF86 domain-containing protein, translated to MSRIDGAYLARKITKELGRSISMMTMDRSRVARYGEKVRHITLSLREVASVMPSPRGIVLKGVYYDILTAIESCMDIIAMLCRDRGTVPKGDVENIESLSRLGVIDEALAEQLRRCNGLRNVLVHQYNGIDSGIVLESVPQVEQALLRFLDVVERLLNEGR